In a genomic window of Ipomoea triloba cultivar NCNSP0323 chromosome 3, ASM357664v1:
- the LOC116012529 gene encoding cold-responsive protein kinase 1-like — translation MAGSDWWWWAVVIMVVSVSSEPAFSDPQTTQLNKGCSQYNVTDVPGFFRQLNASFADLRSQLSDGKKRFATAQQPAYVMVQCRNYLSTADCVACYDAAVSVIRSCNAANGGRVIFDGCFLRYESNNFYDQTTLPGNVEICGNRTVRQQDAFNTSVQKLLNELLLATPRINGFYAAAKQGESGGGGASTTYAVAQCAETVSESGCRDCLAVASKNIQGCLPKFADGRAVDAGCFLRYSDTAFFADNQTTDITPFLGGGSSSGKRKAIIGGVVGGVGLILVLGAIFLLYQRSRKPKAAKRANILGATELRGPEPYRYKDLRAATKDFSDETKLGEGGFGDVYKGTLKNGDVVAVKKLATISNRVKADFETEVRLITNVHHRNLIRLLGCSAKGEELLLVYEYMANGSLDKYIYGEKRGMLNWKQRFDIIFGTARGLAYLHDQFHVCIIHRDIKSSNILLDDDFQPKIADFGLARLLPENQSHLSTKFAGTLGYTAPEYAIRGHLTEKVDTYSFGVVVLEIVSGRRSSDIQLEPVTEYLLEQAWKLYENDEHLELVDESLDPNEYNPEEVKRILEIALKCTQSPSNLRPSMSEVVVMLSSDGSIMQTPPSRPTIIDFEKRVPVDTSTTTASSASNATATFSEFTGR, via the exons AACTTAACGCCAGCTTTGCTGATCTCAGAAGCCAGTTATCCGACGGCAAAAAACGCTTCGCCACCGCTCAGCAGCCTGCTTACGTAATGGTACAGTGCAGAAACTACCTCTCCACTGCGGACTGCGTCGCCTGTTACGACGCCGCGGTGTCGGTCATCCGGAGCTGCAACGCCGCCAACGGTGGGCGTGTCATATTTGACGGCTGCTTCCTCAG GTACGAGAGCAATAACTTCTATGATCAGACAACCCTACCAGGAAACGTAGAAATTTGCGGCAACCGAACTGTCCGCCAACAAGATGCTTTCAACACATCAGTACAGAAACTACTAAATGAGCTTCTACTAGCCACGCCCAGAATTAATGGCTTCTACGCCGCAGCAAAACAGGGGGAATCTGGTGGTGGTGGTGCAAGCACCACCTATGCGGTGGCGCAATGCGCTGAAACCGTCAGTGAGAGTGGCTGTCGGGATTGTCTGGCAGTAGCTTCCAAGAACATACAAGGTTGTTTGCCTAAATTTGCAGATGGAAGAGCTGTTGATGCAGGATGTTTCTTGAGATACTCAGACACTGCTTTTTTTGCTGATAACCAGACAACTGACATAACACCCTTCCTAGGTGGAG GGAGTTCATCAGGGAAGAGGAAAGCTATTATTGGGGGTGTAGTTGGAGGTGTAGGACTCATTTTGGTATTAGGAGCCATTTTCCTTTTGTATCAACGATCAAGAAAGCCAAAGGCAGCTAAAAGAG CCAATATTTTGGGGGCAACTGAGCTGAGAGGGCCAGAGCCTTACAGATACAAAGATTTGAGAGCTGCAACAAAAGATTTCAGTGATGAAACTAAATTGGGAGAAGGAGGTTTTGGTGATGTATATAAA GGCACGCTAAAGAATGGGGATGTGGTCGCGGTGAAGAAACTGGCAACGATTTCCAATAGAGTAAAGGCAGACTTTGAGACTGAAGTTAGGCTTATTACAAATGTCCATCACCGCAATCTCATTCGTCTATTGGGATGTTCTGCCAAAGGAGAAGAGCTTCTACTGGTTTATGAATACATGGCAAATGGAAGCCTTGACAAATACATATATG GAGAAAAACGAGGGATGCTGAATTGGAAGCAACGATTTGATATAATATTTGGTACAGCTAGGGGTCTTGCCTATCTGCATGATCAGTTCCATGTATGCATCATTCACAGAGATATAAAATCCAGCAATATACTACTAGATGATGACTTTCAGCCCAAAATAGCTGATTTTGGTTTGGCAAGGCTTTTACCTGAGAATCAGAGCCATCTTAGTACTAAATTTGCAGGAACTTT GGGATATACTGCTCCAGAATATGCAATTCGTGGTCATTTAACAGAGAAAGTTGACACCTATAGTTTTGGCGTTGTAGTCCTGGAAATTGTTAGTGGGCGAAGGAGCAGCGACATACAACTCGAGCCTGTAACTGAGTATCTCCTTGAACAG GCCTGGAAACTGTACGAGAATGATGAACATCTAGAACTGGTGGATGAGAGTTTAGACCCCAACGAGTATAATCCAGAAGAGGTGAAGAGAATACTGGAGATTGCGTTGAAGTGCACCCAATCACCCTCGAATCTAAGGCCGAGCATGTCAGAAGTGGTGGTCATGCTTTCAAGCGACGGCTCAATCATGCAGACGCCCCCAAGCAGGCCAACGATCATTGATTTCGAGAAGAGGGTGCCTGTAGACACATCAACAACTACAGCATCTTCCGCTTCCAATGCCACTGCTACGTTTTCTGAGTTCACAGGTCGCTAG